The nucleotide window TCTCCCACGGTGGCGTCGGACTCGCCGACCTCGCACCCGGAGGCTTCCTGCTGCACCTTGATCTGCGCGATGACCGCCTCGCGGTTGGCGATCCGCGCCGGCGACTGGGCGTCGGGGTCGGTGCGCTGGTCCTGGATGAACCTCTCGTTGTTGCCGAGCGCGGTGGCCAGGCCGGAGCAGACCACCGAGGACCGCGCGTTCTGGGCCGCGGGCGCGGCGGGCGCCGCGTTCGACGTGGCTGCCAGGGCGAACGCCCCGCCGCCAGCCACCGCGGCGGCGCTCACCAGCAGGGCGATCTTCTTCTTCGTCCCGAGCGTTCTTCTGCGCGACATCGACGGCTCCTGTTCCCCGGCCACCCCTGGCGGCGGCCGTCCGCCGTTATGTACGACATACCGAACGGACTTGCTCAGCCGTTGACCGAAGTCGCCCGAGTAACGTGGATCACACGGGAGTTGAGGCCCCCGGGGCCCGCGGTGTGCCGGCGGGGCTACCGGCCCAGCGCGTCCCGTACCGCCTCGTCCGTCCGGGCGACCACCGCGGTCCCGTCCTGCGCGGTGATGATGGGCCGCTGGATGAGCCGGGGGTGCTCGGCCAGGGCCTTCACCCACCGCTCCCGGGTGCCGGCGTCACGGGCCCACTCCTTCAGCCCGAGCTCCTTCGCCTCGGCCTCCTGGGTCCGGGTGATGTCCCACGGCTCCAGCCCGAGCCGCTCCAGGACGTCCCGGATCTCGGCCTCGGTCGGCACGTCCTCCAGGTACCGCCGCACCGTGTACCCGGCCCCCTGCGCGTCCAGCAGGGCGAGGGCGCCGCGGCACTTCGAACAGGCCGGATCGATCCAGATCTCCATGCCGTCCACGGTACGTGAAAACCCGTACCGCTCACCTGTCACGGCATCCCCAAAGCCCCTCTGGCCAGGGGCGATTGTCAGTGGGCGGCGGTAGAATAGAAGCAGTGTTCGAGGGTGTCGCCCGGAGAGGCCGGCCGGTGCCCTGACCGCGACAGGAGGATGCCTGTGCCCGCTGCCGCACTGTTCCCGCTGCCCACCCACTCCACGTCCAAGAGGGCGGTCGTACGCGACCTGCCGTACCGGCCCGTCGAGAGGCACCCGCTGCCCGCGGGACGCCCGCGCGAGTGGTACATCAGCCACAACCGCCGCCTGAAGGCGATGCGGCTCGCCATCGCGCTCCTCGACTCCGGTGTCTACGTGCCCCAGCAGGCGCGCAACGAGAAGATCCGCAGCACGGCCGAACTGGTAGGCATACACCCCCCGTCGGACACGACCTGCCACATGGTCCGGGCCCTGATGAAGTACGCCCGCTGACCCCGGACCGGGGCGCCGCCCGCCTCCAGGGCGGAGCCCCGGCCGCGCGGTCCCGCGAGGGGGGCCGGCCTCAGGAGGACGCCGACCCCTTCTCCGGCGGCGTCCGGAAGCGGGGCGTGACCCGGGTGGGGCTCGGCCAGGAGCGCAGCCGGGCGGCCTC belongs to Streptomyces sp. V3I8 and includes:
- a CDS encoding arsenate reductase family protein produces the protein MEIWIDPACSKCRGALALLDAQGAGYTVRRYLEDVPTEAEIRDVLERLGLEPWDITRTQEAEAKELGLKEWARDAGTRERWVKALAEHPRLIQRPIITAQDGTAVVARTDEAVRDALGR